The window ccacaccagaacagtgttttcctccacagaaaaccccttccattactgcatactttagaAAACAGTGACATTGGGAAACTAAATAACGGAGTTATAAACGaaaagtgtggatgtggcctaacatACGAGTGACTTACTTATTGTAACAGAAAGTAttgaaacatataaaaaattacacacttcacctttaaatgggCTTCAGAACTGGAGCTTGCCAATAGTGAATTACAAAATACTGAAATAAAGAAGGCGAAATGCCAATATATTTTCTCCAACTCTGCAATTACTGAAGTTCTAATTAGTAACTCAGAAATTAAGTAGGTTGTTAAATAGAAGATCATGCAATTACACTTTCCCTTGGTTATTTTGTAGATTAGTCCAAGAGTTTCAAATTATTTCAGACAATTCACACAATATAGTAAACAGATTTCTATACAACAACATCTGGTTTGTATGTAGATCATGACTATACAGTAGGACTAAATACTGCTACTATTACTGCAACTGCCTCATTTCTGGAACATAACTGAGAAACAGTATTCATAACTCAGCACACCAAATTTCCCTTCATATTTTTAGCTAGGGGCTCATATGAGCAGcctcagatatacagtatatacacacatccTGCAATCCTACACAAGTACTGAGTCCAGTCCCAAATTGTACTCTCTTGTCCTCCCTGCAGTTGTTTGGGTTCATTAAGTGAAATGTACTGATTGGGCTGGTCAACATCTTAAAGGCTGTGTTTTTAAACTAACTAGGGTTGCAGGTAATTACACCCAATCATTTCACAGAGTTGGGTAGTTATTCATTTCAAGTACATTTTCCATACAGGGGCTGGTTTACTCTAGACTGGACCATAGTGTTGTTTTAAAACCAAGTTCCCACCCAAAGTCAAAGGAGCAGTGCTTACCTGGTGGAGAGGGCGCAGAGCGAGCCAACTGCCACGGCATAAGTGGCCCCCTCCCAGCCGACGTACTTAAAGGCAGCAGGCAGAGGACTGTTCTTATCCAGCATGTAATATGGCATCATCATAGTGAGGGCAGCAGACACGCCAAAGTAAGCCACAAAGCAAATGAGAAGGGATGAGACGATTCCTATGGGAATGGCCCTCTGTGGGTTCTTCACCTCCTCACCTGTGATATGGGAAAGCATCTtttgttttcttaagtttgttttttactatttgatttgtttttaacatccacacaatttcattttcagttgaaaacCTTTCAGTTTTccgtttcctaacgtcattgcTTTCTAAAGTATGCGGTACTACAGAGTGTTTTAATCCTAAGTGTTTCGGTGGAAGAAAGtgccatttcagtgtggatgagaggtgtaaatgtaggaaaatcaatgtgttttcaaccgaaaatgtattagtgtggacatggccaacATACTGTTTTAAGCTGATCTGGGTTTTTTGATAATAcctaaacaaagaccaaaatgATAATTGTAATTCCTCCAACAGCTTTCAAGCTATTCCCCAAAGTTGGTACAGACCTTTGGACTGTTCTAACTTAGTAtatgctatgtcttttctaactgatcagacatACAGTTTTCACAAAGTGGATGGTCAAAATTCCTCAGAAAATCCTATAGATTCCCTTAAAGAAAAAAGTTCTGGCAAACGTGCCGCAAACtagctgcaaatgtttgccagaagtagTGGTGAATCTGCAGAAaaactttggcaacaatggacagtttgctGCTACTGGCAAACACTTATATGGCAAGcctgtggcaacaatgaagagtttgccacaaagctcatttgcatgtgaaaataatcagtggcaaatttgcagcaagtttgccagaactcttgattTATGTAAGGGCTTACATTGACAGTGTTCAAACAGGCCAAAACTTTTCAAACTCCAACCAAATAATTCAAAGTTTAACAAATAAACACAAGTCTATCAATCTGCTTAAAATTGCAGTCTGTCTAActagctggctgtttgtcttacttTTAGGTCTGTAAAAGCTTCAGacctttttaaaactttttttaaactttaaagtcagGCTTtgccaagccaacatcaaagtgtGTCTTGAAAAACTTTAGTTTTATTTGAGCTTTTTTCTTGCTTCTGATCAGGGCATGTTGTAGGCTAAATTCAAACCTGCATTATCCATATAAGCGCCAAGGCAGCCCCATGGTaccaattacattttttgtttaaacataactcaactaaactaaactaaacttctGGCGGTCCTTTGTAAGCATTGCAAGtttaaatgtttacaaatgaCATTCATTGGGCAGACCAAAGGTGACCACCATACTATCCTCAAATGACAGGGGCTCTGTTTTTGTTGTAGAGCTAATTACTGTAACAAGACACCTGTTTATGTTCTGCTCTTTACATTATTGATAAGTGATGTGGGATTTAATCTTGTTCCATCCTATCCTTTTACATAGCTAATCATTATTGTGTGAAATTGAAAACTGATACATAGCTGATTACCACACATACTGGGCCAATGGAATTTGTTTCCATGACTTCCACATGATGCCGGCACAGAACATTTTCATGAACATTACAAGCATAATGGTTAAGGCTCATGCCTCACTCCTTATTTtaatcaaaccagcaaccttctggttTCCAGCTttgagtcttaaaggaatatttcaggttcaatacaagttaagctcagttgacagcatttttggcatagtgttgattaacccaaaaaaaaaaaaaaaacccacattaTTTAGATTCttccctcatttataaaaaaaaaaattaaaaaaataaaaaaataaacagaaacattGCTGTTacggtaaggcacttacaatggaagtgaatggggccagtccataaacattcaaatacacactgactgtttcaaatgtatagccacaagatgtaaacattttatgtgttgacatgattttagtgtgctaacTGCTAACCttacctgtgtaaagttatatccaattttacaattttgttgtcatggcaacaatgtcGATAACCCCTATAAACTTTGGCTAATCCCTGATTTACACCAGAATCATGTTAGCACAtaatatcttgtggctatacttttgaaaaagtgtgtgttttcatttttaaggactggctacattcacttccattgtaaatgccttactataaccatgattttatgcttttttttttttttttaataaacgagggatgagtcaatgttattttttgtggtaacaacaaagctgtcaattgagctaaacttgtattgaacctggaaaatgtCTTTATCCACTGCACTACACTACCCCCTAGTGAATTTTTTGTTTACTAACTAGTaaatgttaataaacaataatgAATGAGAAAGTACTACAAACCTTTGTTTGAATTTGAAATTATAAGCCCAGGGCAACATTACACATTACAGATTAACACATAGACAGATTACATTATTTATTGAGGCAGAATATGTCTCAGATTTTGTTGGAAATTTTGttgcaatttaaatgtgtacacgTGAACTGACTGAAGCAGTACAGCATAACAGGAACCAACTGACAGGgttaacacacaaaacaaactggcACAGGACAGAAAACAAGAGGAGCTTAAGTAGGGAAGGGGTAAATGGGGAGCAGGTGCCGGCGATGTTTAGTCAATTGGAGAACAAGCTGTTGTCCGGGCAACGGAGCTGGTGTTCTCCATgtggcacctgcaaaacacaagagggagagagagagagacaaacacaaacacaggaaAACACTCAGACAAGACAAACTGACAGACAGAGGCACAGTCAGGCTAGACTGTGACATGGGCCTCATCTCCCCTGGGTCCAATAAGTTAGCTATAACAAAGAGGACCTTAGTGGGCCCGCCTCATCACATGTTGTCACTACAAAGtttaccctgctgaaaaacaacGACAACAACAAAAACGGCTTAAACTAGCCTAAATCAGTTTGCTGGTATTaactggtctcctagcctggtcaAGCTAGCCTGTTGGCTGGTtgtagaggggttttgggcacttttcagctggatAGACTGGAGGACCAGCTTATACCAGTGAAGAcctgcttaaaccagctaagaccagcaaaccagtttaggctggtaaAAGTGGCTTTTCCAGCAGGGTAGTTTAAATTTACATTCAAAATCAGCTAATCCACAGTTAAGTATGACATAAATAAGAATAAGTGTTTTAGCAGCACTGGATTAAGGTACTGTAGCAGCTGCAGTCCTGGAACACAACACGATTCAGTTGCAGCGATGAGTGGTGTGTGCAATGCATGAGTACTTTCTTTAGCCAAAAGTTCCTGTGGTTTGATATTGCACAGAGCAGTCATTGTAAAACAGAGGAATATTGTGTTCTTGCCAGCAGTGCAAGAGAGAGCATAAGCACATGGGCAAATTAACATGCCTGATCAACTTGTATGAGAGGAGGTGTTACTGGGAGTAGCTTTCACACTCTTCGAACATAAAACACAGCCAGAGGAAGGGAAACAAGCCCAGACAAACCCCAAAACACTCTAACCAATCAAATGCGAGGAAATACGGGGGAGGTACCCTCCATGAAAGAGGGGGGCAAGAGACAAACCACAAAGAAAGATCTGCTGAGAATGTGCATGCAAGCcaataaataagcaaataaacataaactaaactCTAAATAACCTTGACCAAAGGGATGTGGATGTTAGCCAAACATGCAGATAACATAATGGCCTTCACTGCCTTCACTTCATAATGTCACTTATTAGATGCATTTATACATACAAAACACAACTCTTACGCAATTTAACGCCTTTACTACTGTATGCAGACATGCATCACATATTTGACCGTGCTCCCAAGGCAACTGCAGGAGAAACACTGGCGCTGTATAAAGTTAGGACCAATGACACCAAACCACTAAAGATCTGAGTGTTCCTATAGTTTTTAGATCCATACATACCTGTGGTGGCGATGCAGTCAAACCCCACGAAGGCGTAAAAGCAGGTCGCTGCCCCTGATAAGACCCCTGTGAAGCCAAAAGGCATAAAACCACCCTGACCCAAACTTTCTTCAGATGGCAGGGGCTCTGTGACACTGTACAGAGAgagtaaaatttaaatttttaacatGGCATTTCAATTTTAAGGGATCAGCAtaatttaaaggtgaaatgtgtcattttgcgACACAAGAGGCACCAAAGGAGATGCAAAAATAAAGATTGTTTCCAAACATACCGACGCCAACAGAGgtcagttattattattgtcaagtctcattttcaacataaatttAAGAAAACATCAGTATAACTTCGATATCAATTTCAGAACTTCTGTTATGATAAGATTACACAAAAATAAGTTATCTTGAGAAAACAGTAATAAACtgataataaataaatttgcATTTCAAGAAGGAAATTCCAGTggttgcaaggcagcaaaagaatacTGTTTAAGATTAGGTAAGTTTAGGTATTAGACTTTAAAATGCGGCATAAGAGCTGCTTTGCCGTTGTCAGGACATTCGTCTTGTTTTCTGTCAGCTGTGTTTGAGAATCAGCACATAACTGTCTTTGCAATGTAAAGGCAGTCATACATAGTTAAACATATGCAAGgaagacaataaaaacaaattcagaTATTTCCGTAATTTATAGGAAACagccattatttttgtaattccattcagTGCCATTAGTATTGCAGAATTACACTTCACCTGTAACAAGATAAATATCCAAACGTCCGAAAATGTTACTCACTTAAGAGTGGAATTGGTTCCATTCAGAATCTCATCAGGGTCCAGGTGCCAGTTCTTGAGCGTACCTTTAACCAGTCCAGATACGACCATAAACAGCAGCACCAGAATGTTGATGCAGGTGAATACTTTGTTGACCATAGCTGACTCCTTTACCCCGAAGGCCAGTAGGCCTACAGCAAACAAAACGTAGTTCAAAACACTACGGAGCAAAGTCAACACAAATGACTGCTAAATATATACGTTCAAGAACTTTCATTTTCATAATAACTTGTTTGTGACAGAATATTCATaactttagacttaaaaaaataataattttttaatattttgctgtagaagacaaaacataatacaaagtaaatatcATTCACTTCATACAGTATCCTTTATATACACAACATTGCATGCTGAAATAATCACAGTTAAAACAATAGCtcactctaaaataaaaatcctgtaataatttgtgttcatgtcattccaaatttaaattgacattttctgtggaacacaaaaggatacattttgaagaatgtattgCTTGCCACTTTTTAtggaattaaaatgaatggggatTGGTGAAAAAATCATTCCGACAAGTTTAGTGAAGTGGATTATTAACTGAAAAGATCAAATCATTCACATATTAGACTTcactacttctctcatgaacatgcCAAGGAGAGCTAtggcggatgtcaagattttcaacaaataaagacttaaatttcattctgtttcttatccaaagctatcatatgatgAAGaagtatggaccacttttatgatatgtTTAaagtgcttttgtgtcctttctGGAGCATAAAATCTGCAGTCCCCATTTATTGTTATAGCATCGAAAAGATGTGATCAGTAAAATCTAACACAAGATTTCTCCTCTCTACTCCAGTGGTTgaaaccatgtcttcagaagtgatataataggtgtgggtgagaaacagatcaatatttaagtcctttttactataaatctccactttcactttcttcttttgtttttgacaattcacattagttgtgcatatcaccacctaatggacaggaaggagaatttataataaaaaaggacttaaagggatagttcacccaaaaatgaaaattctctcatcatttactcaccctcatgccatttttgggtaaactataccttaAATGCTCCAGTCATGCTTTACCTGTGAGAATGAGGATGATAACTACAGCAAACATATCTGGATATTCTGCCAGAAGGCCCGGAGCATTCATGGTCATGTACTGACGACAGAAATGCTCAATATGTTTTCCGATCAGTTCGTCAAACGTGGCACTCCAAGCTCTCGCAACGCTCGAGGTACCTGAGAAGGTTTAAAGATTATGTAACAATCTGTAACATAAGACAGATAGGATAAAGAGAAATACAAAAACCTACACTACACATAAGTTTACACTATACATAAACCCCTCTATGCCATCATGTTTAGTTTAAGTTTAGAGGTTTTACAACAATGAGTTTTAAAGGCTATATTTACACTAGACATTGGCCCCAGAAAGTATCTGAAGTAAGGTCACACTTATAAATGTCTGAATGTTATTGCAtgagatacaaaatatcaaatcaatctgcaaataaattatgcttaagttttatttatatatatatatatatatatatatatatatatatatatatatatatatatatatatatatatatatatataaatttcaacTGCTATGACCATTTTTGCATTTTATACTTATTAACCAACTAGTGTCAAGGTAATCTTTAGTGTGTGAATAAAGACAATTTCCATTCAAGTTCAGCCTAACAGAGTACAACAGGTTTCGTTTGACCACATTAACTATATACAagttccactaacgtttgacaactataaaatgtcagaatacttTTTGCCTTAATTTTTAACACTATATCTGTTTTTTTATCATCTGAAACCTAACAAATTATGTGCCttctttctttaaaacaaatgacaaatggtttggcattttgttattttttaagtgtGTCCCAAGAgtacaaataatttttggggccactataaaGGCAAAATCAATATGGACCCTCACAATATGGTTTTGTatacatattaaattatattttgtgttgtcTCACCTATAACATATGAAAGTATAAGATTCCAGCCAGTTATAAAGGCCCATAGTTCCCCTACAGTCACATAGCTATACAGGTACGCTGAGCCCGTTTTGGGCACTCTTGCACCGAACTCCGCATAGCAGAGCCCGGCAAGCACTGAAGCCAGGGCCGCGATAAGGAATGATAGCACGATGGCTGGTCCAGCATTTTCTCGGGCCACTGCTCCTGCAAGAACATAAACCCCTGCTCCGAGGGTGCTGCCCACTCCAAGAGCCACCAGGTCAAAGGTGTTCAGGCATCGGGAGAGTCGCGATTCCTCCGAGTTGCAGTCTACGACCTTCACCCTTAGCAATTGCTTCCCGAATTTCAGAAGTTTCTTCAAAATCATGGCCGGTTTGATCTCAGGTTTGTGCCTTTCTGTATCTATGATTTTCCTTCTCAGTTTTTCTCCTTCACACATACAAACGCTGAGGGTTCACAATGTTCAGAATGTTGGTCAGGAGTGTTGTTAATCTGCGGGAGGAAAACACAAAGTAATGATCTTCAAGAAAGCCCTTGAAGGCAATTTATACATTGGATATCATGTCAGATGATGtgaaattaaagaaatagttcaggaaaaaggacaattctgttataATTCACTCAATCTTATGTTGTTCTGTTCCTGTAAAAGCAAAAGAGAATTCTGAAGCATGTTAACTTTACTCTTTTCTATTCAAAGgaagcatacagtgaccaaagGCTATCAAACTCCAAAAAGAAGCAAAAGAAAAACACCATAAAGTTATTTTGTACAACTTATACTGTATACTTAATACTGTAGACTTCTAAGGCCATACAGCATTGCATTTAAAACGgactgaaatgtaagttgttattcactgatcatCTTGCCTTAAGCAactgctctcaaatctcattcaagcTTCTGTATATTCAACCTTGGAATGTATCGATTAGTTACGGGACAAGCAAGACCCAAAGCCATTTGGAGTCACTGCATGTCAAACTTGGAACGATGCATCTTGAGGCACCAGATGAGAGTTCATATGAGAATTCAACAGCTACAGTGCACAAAGCTATtatatatgccttcagaagacctgAAATATGGTGCACCTTAAATATAGTTGTacggaatactttttaaaaaattattattattgatttcaaTTGAAtgattttctaatgtaaacatgcgctagacggatgTCTTTTACTGTTGAggtgcatcttgctgtttttccagcatctAGTGTGGTGTTTTTGAGATGATGTGCcaatttaaaagaaatataaatccaagtgtagttctagcaggaagatctctggattcattcatcaggcatcacatccaatcactatacagcctccgctttataagccTGTCGGCTGCCTCTCATTGTTTGCATACTTGTGTGTTTTCACCCCCCatcccaccccatctccaccagtttaggtACTGTCCTGGGTGGGGGTAAGCTCCGCTCCCATGCCGTCATCGCCTCCAGCGggatctgacggttcaagcaGCTGAAGAGCGCTGAACCGTAGGACGGGGCTAACAACAAATGATATAAGTATCTTTTCGTTCGTATTATTCTAATAATCTCGAGTCTTTCTGATACAACTTGCATTGATACACTAGCATTCTGTTCAATTTGTTGtgctgtctattttttttttttaaagcaatatcgTGTTCAGTCTGAACGGCCCTTAATGGTGCTTATTTTGTccgttttggagcttgacagccactggtcactgtatgctttcattatATTAAAAAGAATGGCATGGacattcttcaatatttaaaatatatatatatattttttgtgtgtgtgtgttgcacaaAACGACATGGGGGGTAAttgatttttttgggtgaactatttctttaacttaTAATATTTATAAGATTTATAAGAGTCGCTTGGAATACTACTTCAGAAATTCTATGAAGAACTAAACATTCTAAACCGCCTGTATAACAATGTAATAATGTCAAAACATTTTGTCTGATAACTCTAAAAGTTTAAACCTTTATTGTTGAAATTCCTTTCAAGATATGAACCAGAATGCTATAACAGTCATACAGAGATTGATACAGTTTACTCCCACAATTTGACCCAAATGGCTGGGCATTTTGCTCTAGATATAAGTGGTTTAAGCATGATGAACATTTTGTCCTTTTTCTAAACTCCAAGACACAAACCAGCACATTTGTGGGGAGGACAGCAGTACGATGATTTATGGAGCTGAAAATGTGCA of the Myxocyprinus asiaticus isolate MX2 ecotype Aquarium Trade chromosome 42, UBuf_Myxa_2, whole genome shotgun sequence genome contains:
- the LOC127432830 gene encoding high affinity cationic amino acid transporter 1-like isoform X1; this translates as MCEGEKLRRKIIDTERHKPEIKPAMILKKLLKFGKQLLRVKVVDCNSEESRLSRCLNTFDLVALGVGSTLGAGVYVLAGAVARENAGPAIVLSFLIAALASVLAGLCYAEFGARVPKTGSAYLYSYVTVGELWAFITGWNLILSYVIGTSSVARAWSATFDELIGKHIEHFCRQYMTMNAPGLLAEYPDMFAVVIILILTGLLAFGVKESAMVNKVFTCINILVLLFMVVSGLVKGTLKNWHLDPDEILNGTNSTLNVTEPLPSEESLGQGGFMPFGFTGVLSGAATCFYAFVGFDCIATTGEEVKNPQRAIPIGIVSSLLICFVAYFGVSAALTMMMPYYMLDKNSPLPAAFKYVGWEGATYAVAVGSLCALSTSLLGSMFPLPRIIFAMARDGLLFSFLARVSERKTPNMSTLAAGVMSAIMAFLFDLKDLVDLMSIGTLLAYTLVAACVLVLRYQPEHFTQTYRIANTHEELGMSESISTPSMGILPGIEERFSFRTLLFPDITEPSNLSGFTVNVCASVLGLLILTVSLLAVQGGTAVWNIVTLSVLFSVCLVLTFIIWRQPESKTKLSFKVPCLPFIPVVSMFVNVYLMMQLDRGTWIRFAVWMSIGLIIYFGYGIWHSTEAALVHSSMDEELDVYKPVCTLNRDSITPEKEAFLSKGHGSTVDEDRYL
- the LOC127432830 gene encoding high affinity cationic amino acid transporter 1-like isoform X2: MCEGEKLRRKIIDTERHKPEIKPAMILKKLLKFGKQLLRVKVVDCNSEESRLSRCLNTFDLVALGVGSTLGAGVYVLAGAVARENAGPAIVLSFLIAALASVLAGLCYAEFGARVPKTGSAYLYSYVTVGELWAFITGWNLILSYVIGTSSVARAWSATFDELIGKHIEHFCRQYMTMNAPGLLAEYPDMFAVVIILILTGLLAFGVKESAMVNKVFTCINILVLLFMVVSGLVKGTLKNWHLDPDEILNGTNSTLNVTEPLPSEESLGQGGFMPFGFTGVLSGAATCFYAFVGFDCIATTGEEVKNPQRAIPIGIVSSLLICFVAYFGVSAALTMMMPYYMLDKNSPLPAAFKYVGWEGATYAVAVGSLCALSTSLLGAMFPMPRVLWAMATDGLLFKYMARLSERTKTPIQATVTSGFVAAIMAFLFDLKDLVDLMSIGTLLAYTLVAACVLVLRYQPEHFTQTYRIANTHEELGMSESISTPSMGILPGIEERFSFRTLLFPDITEPSNLSGFTVNVCASVLGLLILTVSLLAVQGGTAVWNIVTLSVLFSVCLVLTFIIWRQPESKTKLSFKVPCLPFIPVVSMFVNVYLMMQLDRGTWIRFAVWMSIGLIIYFGYGIWHSTEAALVHSSMDEELDVYKPVCTLNRDSITPEKEAFLSKGHGSTVDEDRYL